The following are encoded together in the Strongyloides ratti genome assembly S_ratti_ED321, chromosome : 2 genome:
- a CDS encoding MADF domain-containing protein encodes MLEIDKLKLIECYKSRTVLWKTNHPEYHSQKSRDEALREIVENFEHKYSQETIKREFKNLRDTWVKIRRRRDKEREDSKKTGQPARAITWHFWEPLAFLDEISGTSKRYFADRCHTDETINIKDDFNSNLSKDFPNENFNLLRLVTSSRSVKENESSNTSFLYNSDSAYNSPKQKKPRIEEDLIHKKEFSPESQYESSNDLSAITNIRSNVSTPPSITTAMVSLAGPSNNSSIHHVSNLVTSILTQIYERDPKSADEFCSEMLKNAYSKLIEVKYNTKNI; translated from the coding sequence ATGCTCGaaatagataaattaaaattaatagaatGTTACAAATCAAGAACAGTATTATGGAAAACAAATCATCCTGAATATCATAGTCAAAAAAGTAGAGATGAAGCATTAAGAGAAATTGTTGAAAATTTTGAACATAAATACTCTCAGGAGACAATCAAAAGAGAATTCAAAAATCTACGTGACACATGGGTTAAAATAAGAAGGCGAAGAGATAAAGAAAGAGAAGACAGCAAAAAAACTGGTCAACCTGCTCGCGCTATAACATGGCATTTCTGGGAACCATTAGCATTTCTTGATGAAATAAGTGGCACTTCCAAAAGATATTTTGCTGATAGATGTCATACAGATgaaacaattaatataaaagatgactttaattcaaatttatcaaaagattttcccaatgaaaattttaatttactcAGGCTTGTAACTTCATCAAGATCtgtaaaagaaaatgaatcTAGTAATActtcatttttatacaaCAGTGACTCCGCCTACAATTCCCCAAAGCAAAAAAAACCAAGAATAGAAGAAGATCTTATCCacaaaaaagaattttctCCTGAATCACAATACGAAAGTTCGAATGATCTCTCAGCAATCACAAACATCCGTTCTAATGTTAGTACACCTCCTAGCATTACTACAGCAATGGTTTCCTTGGCGGGTCCAAGTAATAATTCATCCATTCATCATGTTTCTAATCTTGTTACAAGTATCTTAACTCAAATATATGAAAGAGATCCTAAAAGTGCTGATGAATTTTGTTCTGAAATGCTGAAAAATGCCTATAGTAAACTTATAGAAGTTAAATacaatacaaaaaatatttag